A genomic stretch from Shewanella woodyi ATCC 51908 includes:
- a CDS encoding PH domain-containing protein: protein MSEPVNSKVEASEQPLHHLEAESHACSNIVHEPLPPAQWLGFDQTPLTLVESRYYTQVLIETSVAALLFITLLTSFLIIGAEMPLHIIAIIVPALVLIAATITWLRVSHAKSIAYGVCEHELLMQKGIIWFKRISLPYTRLQHISLSQGPIERKFNLRTLKCFSAGSGSAEIELPGLESKAAEKLRQHLLTMASRASQKGIAEAESAAPLQQTPEVEALSLEEITTDTQVDSDNQVENDAKR, encoded by the coding sequence ATGTCTGAGCCAGTTAACTCGAAGGTAGAAGCAAGCGAACAGCCACTTCATCACCTTGAAGCTGAGAGCCATGCCTGCAGCAACATAGTTCATGAGCCACTCCCTCCTGCCCAGTGGCTTGGTTTTGATCAAACTCCATTGACCTTAGTTGAGAGCCGCTACTATACCCAAGTGTTAATCGAAACTTCAGTTGCCGCACTCCTGTTTATCACTCTGCTCACTAGTTTCCTTATTATTGGTGCTGAGATGCCACTGCATATCATAGCTATCATTGTTCCGGCTCTGGTGTTAATCGCAGCAACAATAACTTGGCTTAGAGTCTCCCATGCTAAATCCATCGCTTATGGTGTATGCGAACATGAACTCCTTATGCAGAAAGGGATTATCTGGTTTAAACGTATCTCACTTCCCTATACACGCCTACAACATATCTCCCTCTCTCAAGGGCCTATAGAGCGTAAATTTAATTTAAGAACATTAAAATGTTTCAGTGCTGGCAGTGGCAGTGCCGAGATTGAGCTGCCAGGACTCGAGAGCAAGGCTGCTGAAAAGCTCAGGCAGCATCTTCTCACTATGGCGAGTAGAGCTTCGCAAAAAGGTATCGCGGAAGCAGAGAGCGCAGCTCCATTGCAACAAACTCCCGAGGTTGAAGCTCTAAGCCTCGAAGAGATCACTACAGATACCCAAGTAGACAGTGATAACCAAGTTGAAAACGATGCAAAGCGCTAA
- a CDS encoding PH domain-containing protein: MSDQTSRWAGLSAWSIISYSFSTIRQVLTNGYAIIPFVYTGWQTGFNSPWLIIAIVGAILAVFTYATVQWAMFRYRLYEDKLDVRHGLIFKKANEIPLSKIQNVRLEQPLYFRPMGLYSLVVETAGSKEDEAILAAVSYQRAIEIKQHLVGERTNIQQKVGSPLTETENQQVQGTVQGSALEQAQEQTLVTKGIKDLLLFGLYQNNLFWFSIIAGPILSQLDWSDIADTQLAQSSLQWYNQATSSSLLYQVLIITLLIIGFYLLLSLISMAAAVLKYYPYHLGLHSKTLHRTGGVIAKQNDALALHRVQVTRFSQPLIGRLLKLWTLHFKQVQGTEIEQKAKKHMLIPSMNRAQISELMPQIDESGTKAQRLPTHYNPIHFGWYWRRALLPLLIPLVNTIGVGLNPMTEVMWAIGLAVSLAIYLRYRQWGYRLIENTCWIHNGVLGQSWYQVPLIKVQHVAITQTSGQRKRGTATLELGLASGTQTIPYMPVEDAREIAELTLVITSKDPNNWI; the protein is encoded by the coding sequence ATGTCAGACCAAACATCCAGGTGGGCAGGGCTCTCTGCCTGGTCTATTATCAGCTATAGCTTTAGCACTATTCGGCAAGTGTTGACTAATGGCTATGCCATCATCCCCTTCGTTTATACAGGTTGGCAAACAGGCTTTAACTCCCCTTGGCTTATCATAGCGATAGTTGGCGCTATCTTGGCTGTTTTTACCTACGCCACAGTACAGTGGGCCATGTTTCGTTATCGCCTCTATGAGGACAAACTCGATGTTCGCCACGGGCTGATATTTAAGAAAGCCAATGAGATCCCCCTCAGTAAAATACAGAATGTTCGTCTCGAACAACCTCTCTACTTCAGGCCGATGGGACTTTATAGCTTAGTGGTGGAAACCGCAGGTTCCAAAGAGGATGAAGCGATACTGGCAGCGGTTAGCTATCAAAGAGCCATAGAGATAAAACAGCATCTGGTCGGAGAAAGGACTAATATTCAACAAAAAGTTGGCTCCCCATTAACTGAAACAGAAAACCAGCAAGTACAAGGAACTGTTCAAGGCTCGGCCCTAGAGCAGGCCCAAGAACAAACATTAGTGACGAAAGGAATTAAGGATCTACTACTGTTTGGTTTATATCAAAACAACCTCTTCTGGTTTTCCATTATTGCAGGTCCCATCTTAAGCCAATTAGATTGGAGTGATATCGCCGATACTCAATTGGCTCAAAGTTCACTGCAATGGTACAACCAAGCCACAAGCAGCAGCCTACTTTACCAAGTGCTCATCATCACACTACTCATTATCGGCTTCTACCTACTGCTATCGCTAATCTCTATGGCTGCAGCCGTACTGAAATATTACCCATACCATTTAGGGTTACACAGCAAAACACTCCATAGAACCGGTGGTGTGATTGCAAAACAAAATGATGCTTTAGCCCTTCATAGGGTCCAAGTGACACGTTTCTCACAACCCCTAATTGGCCGCTTACTAAAGCTGTGGACACTTCATTTTAAGCAAGTTCAAGGCACTGAGATTGAGCAAAAAGCTAAAAAGCATATGTTGATCCCCAGCATGAACCGAGCACAGATCTCCGAGTTAATGCCTCAGATTGATGAATCAGGCACTAAGGCGCAACGACTACCTACACATTACAACCCCATCCATTTTGGTTGGTATTGGCGCAGAGCGTTACTGCCACTTCTTATCCCTCTGGTCAACACCATTGGGGTAGGGCTCAACCCTATGACAGAGGTGATGTGGGCAATTGGGCTCGCTGTGAGCTTGGCTATCTACCTTAGATACCGTCAATGGGGCTACCGATTAATCGAGAATACTTGTTGGATACATAATGGTGTATTGGGGCAATCTTGGTATCAGGTTCCACTTATCAAAGTGCAACATGTTGCGATAACGCAAACATCTGGCCAACGCAAGCGTGGAACCGCCACGTTAGAGTTAGGGCTGGCTAGCGGAACACAAACCATCCCCTACATGCCAGTTGAGGATGCAAGAGAGATAGCCGAACTTACACTTGTAATTACCAGTAAAGATCCCAATAACTGGATATAG
- a CDS encoding DUF924 family protein: MSSKEHVSLQAENITPDTIINFWFKEIDPKCHWVKDTDFDQQLRSCFGPLLEQAKAGELYHWRATPQGRLAEIIVLDQFSRNIYRDTPQAFEADPMALVLAQEAVAFKVDQEINPTYVPFLFMPYMHSESAKIHEIAMVLFKREAAQVSLSFEERHKAIIDRFGRYPHRNEILGRSSTADELEFLSEPGSSF; the protein is encoded by the coding sequence TTGAGTAGTAAGGAACACGTATCCCTGCAAGCAGAGAATATCACCCCAGACACCATTATTAATTTCTGGTTTAAAGAGATTGATCCTAAATGCCACTGGGTTAAAGATACAGACTTTGATCAACAACTCCGCAGCTGTTTCGGCCCACTACTGGAGCAAGCCAAAGCTGGCGAACTCTACCACTGGCGTGCGACCCCCCAAGGCCGCTTAGCTGAGATAATTGTATTAGATCAGTTCTCCCGTAACATCTACCGTGATACCCCCCAAGCTTTTGAAGCAGATCCAATGGCATTAGTCTTAGCCCAAGAAGCCGTCGCATTTAAGGTAGATCAAGAGATTAACCCAACATATGTTCCTTTTCTGTTTATGCCCTATATGCACAGTGAATCAGCCAAGATACATGAAATAGCCATGGTGCTATTTAAACGTGAAGCTGCACAGGTAAGCTTAAGCTTTGAAGAGAGGCATAAGGCGATCATCGACCGCTTTGGTCGTTATCCCCATAGAAATGAGATCCTTGGACGCTCCTCAACAGCTGATGAGTTAGAGTTTTTGTCTGAACCTGGGTCGTCATTCTAG
- a CDS encoding pyridoxamine 5'-phosphate oxidase family protein — protein sequence MGKQFAELSSKHIEFIEKQKIYFVATAAQTGCVNLSPKGGDSLRVISSSKIAWLNLTGSGNESASHVLQDPRMTIMFCAFEGSPLILRTYGQAEVLHVNDAEWEQYAKLFPESVAARQIFVLDITLVQSSCGMSVPYFTFESDRDDLAKWSDKHGTEGIEKYWVKRNQKSIDGFDTEIVQRAGIKQNSSDS from the coding sequence ATGGGAAAGCAATTTGCAGAGCTCTCAAGTAAACACATTGAGTTTATTGAGAAGCAAAAGATCTATTTTGTCGCTACCGCAGCTCAAACTGGTTGTGTGAATCTATCACCGAAAGGGGGCGACTCATTACGAGTGATTAGCTCCAGCAAAATTGCTTGGTTAAACCTAACCGGTAGCGGCAATGAATCGGCTTCTCATGTACTGCAAGATCCCCGAATGACTATTATGTTTTGTGCATTTGAAGGCTCACCACTCATTCTACGCACTTATGGTCAAGCTGAAGTACTGCACGTTAACGATGCCGAATGGGAGCAATATGCAAAACTCTTTCCTGAGAGTGTCGCCGCTCGTCAAATCTTTGTACTAGATATCACTTTAGTGCAATCTTCATGTGGCATGTCTGTTCCCTATTTTACCTTTGAAAGCGACCGAGACGATTTAGCAAAGTGGTCAGATAAACATGGGACTGAGGGGATCGAAAAGTACTGGGTTAAAAGAAACCAAAAGAGCATCGATGGCTTCGATACTGAGATTGTTCAGCGAGCAGGCATAAAGCAAAACAGTAGCGATTCTTAA
- a CDS encoding AMP-binding protein — MEQDLTRQSYKEGEGDAVFINGTIGQTFDCIASQHPNAQAIVVKHQNISWNYRLYHQKVTQFAAGLLQLNVKPGDRVAIWAPNCIEWCIAQFATAKIGAVLVCINPAYRISELSYSLKKVGCKVLITATNFKSSDYLEMIETIVPELKLCSPGELTSENFPLLKSVIQMGDKSRSGMFGFDEVSDYCTDELIEKVNSIGQRLSPDDAINIQFTSGTTGEPKGATLTHSSILNNGFQVGEKMRLTYDDKLCIPVPLYHCFGMVMGNLACITHGCSAVFPSDSFDPIACLEAIDEYRCTALHGVPTMFIAILNEPEFNAYDLTSLRTGIMAGALCPIETIKKVIGDMNMKHILIAYGQTETSPVSHMTGIDDAIEKRVTTVGKIGPGLEVKLVNQNGETVPIGVEGEICIRGYAVMKGYWEDEQKTKETISQDGWLHSGDLGEMDNDNYLKVTGRMKDMIIRGGENIYPREIENFLYTHPTILDVQVFGIKDDKYGESVCAWIICKKDRSLTVQEVQDFCKDSISHFKIPEHISFVTKFPMTVTGKIQKFVMRDMMEKRH, encoded by the coding sequence ATGGAGCAGGACTTAACAAGACAAAGTTACAAAGAGGGGGAGGGGGACGCAGTGTTTATCAATGGCACTATTGGGCAGACTTTTGATTGTATCGCTTCACAACATCCTAATGCGCAAGCCATTGTTGTTAAACATCAAAATATCTCTTGGAACTACAGGCTGTATCACCAAAAGGTGACTCAGTTCGCCGCGGGATTGCTACAGCTTAATGTTAAACCCGGTGATAGAGTTGCTATTTGGGCCCCTAACTGTATTGAATGGTGTATTGCTCAGTTTGCCACTGCAAAAATCGGTGCTGTATTGGTGTGCATCAATCCGGCATATAGGATCTCTGAACTGTCATATTCGCTAAAGAAAGTTGGCTGTAAAGTATTGATCACCGCTACAAACTTCAAATCTTCCGATTACTTAGAAATGATTGAAACCATAGTGCCAGAACTTAAGTTATGTTCGCCTGGAGAGCTTACTTCTGAAAACTTCCCATTGTTGAAAAGTGTTATTCAGATGGGCGATAAAAGCCGTTCTGGTATGTTTGGTTTCGATGAGGTGAGTGATTACTGCACTGATGAATTGATTGAAAAAGTTAATAGCATTGGTCAGCGTCTTTCTCCTGATGATGCCATTAATATTCAGTTTACCAGTGGTACAACGGGAGAGCCTAAAGGAGCAACCTTGACTCACAGTAGTATTTTGAATAATGGCTTTCAAGTCGGCGAAAAAATGCGCTTAACTTACGATGATAAGCTATGTATTCCTGTGCCGCTATATCACTGTTTTGGCATGGTAATGGGAAACTTAGCCTGCATTACCCACGGCTGTAGTGCGGTATTTCCCAGTGACTCATTTGACCCTATTGCTTGTTTAGAGGCGATAGATGAATACCGATGTACCGCGCTTCATGGCGTCCCAACCATGTTTATCGCCATTTTAAATGAGCCAGAGTTTAACGCATATGATTTGACGAGTTTACGTACGGGGATTATGGCGGGGGCATTATGCCCAATAGAGACTATCAAGAAAGTTATCGGTGATATGAATATGAAACATATACTTATCGCCTACGGACAAACTGAAACTAGCCCTGTTAGTCACATGACGGGTATCGATGATGCGATTGAGAAACGGGTTACAACCGTGGGGAAAATTGGGCCTGGTTTAGAGGTAAAGCTGGTTAATCAAAATGGGGAGACTGTGCCAATAGGCGTGGAAGGGGAGATCTGTATTCGTGGCTATGCCGTGATGAAAGGTTACTGGGAAGATGAGCAAAAAACCAAAGAGACAATCAGCCAAGATGGTTGGCTGCACTCAGGTGATTTAGGTGAGATGGATAACGACAATTACCTAAAAGTCACCGGACGTATGAAGGACATGATTATTCGTGGTGGTGAGAACATTTATCCTAGAGAGATCGAAAACTTTTTATATACGCACCCGACCATTTTAGATGTACAAGTCTTCGGTATAAAGGATGATAAGTATGGGGAAAGTGTGTGCGCATGGATAATATGTAAGAAGGATAGATCATTGACGGTACAGGAGGTTCAAGATTTCTGTAAGGACAGTATTAGTCATTTTAAGATCCCTGAACATATCTCTTTTGTGACCAAATTTCCGATGACAGTTACAGGAAAAATACAGAAATTTGTGATGCGAGATATGATGGAGAAACGACATTAG
- a CDS encoding amidase: MAITGPTITELNLIAKSLCMDLSDSDLELHLSLLQPNLAAYELIDSLPDNVPFVTHPRTSGYEPDLEQNELNAWHRKVSIKGEKSGLLAGYKVVLKDNIFLAGVPMNNGASTLQGYIPEYDATVVSRILNAGGEIVGKAHCEYFCLSGGSHTNSKHSVKNPYNPLHSSGGSSSGCGALVGAGEVEMAIGCDQGGSIRIPASWSGCVGMKPTWGLVPYSGIMPIENTIDNAGPITNNVENNAKLLQAIAGHDGLDPRQYRQGVDDYLTSLKSNINDLKIGILTDGFNRPESEEDVDKAVLDAIQVLSKLGASIDEVSTPWHNIGQSIWLAVALEGLTDQMMLGNGMGRGWKGLHSTSLIDRHSSWRMRANELPNNLKSCLLTGQYMLEKYNGHFYAKAQNLSRRLTDEYDKLLSHFDILIMPTTPMKATPIPTADDDEALHVQRAFEMIGNTSPFDTTGHPALSIPCGIRNGLPVGMMLVGNHFDEATLYRAAQAYEQSTDWKAV; encoded by the coding sequence ATGGCAATTACAGGCCCGACAATAACCGAGTTAAATTTGATCGCTAAAAGCCTCTGTATGGATTTATCAGACTCAGATTTAGAATTACACCTGTCGTTATTACAACCAAACCTTGCAGCTTATGAACTCATCGACTCACTTCCCGATAACGTCCCTTTTGTCACTCATCCTCGAACAAGCGGCTATGAGCCAGATCTCGAACAAAATGAACTGAATGCTTGGCATAGAAAGGTATCAATTAAAGGAGAAAAGTCTGGCTTATTAGCTGGATACAAAGTTGTTTTAAAGGATAATATTTTTCTTGCTGGAGTACCGATGAACAATGGAGCATCAACATTGCAAGGATATATTCCTGAATATGATGCAACGGTAGTAAGTAGGATCCTCAACGCTGGGGGCGAAATTGTTGGTAAAGCCCACTGTGAATATTTCTGCTTATCCGGTGGAAGTCACACCAACAGCAAGCACTCAGTCAAGAACCCATACAATCCGCTGCATTCTAGTGGCGGCTCCTCCTCTGGCTGTGGCGCCTTAGTTGGAGCAGGGGAAGTGGAGATGGCAATAGGCTGTGATCAAGGGGGATCCATTAGAATTCCCGCCTCTTGGTCTGGTTGTGTTGGCATGAAACCCACCTGGGGTCTAGTTCCTTACAGTGGAATAATGCCTATTGAAAATACCATCGATAATGCTGGGCCTATCACCAATAATGTGGAAAACAACGCTAAATTATTACAAGCCATAGCGGGTCATGATGGCCTAGATCCAAGGCAATATCGGCAGGGAGTCGATGATTATCTTACCAGTTTAAAGTCCAATATAAACGATCTTAAAATCGGCATATTAACTGATGGATTTAACCGTCCAGAATCAGAAGAAGACGTCGATAAAGCAGTGTTAGATGCCATACAAGTGCTTTCAAAACTTGGCGCCAGTATTGATGAAGTATCCACCCCTTGGCATAACATTGGACAATCTATTTGGCTAGCTGTGGCACTTGAAGGCTTAACCGACCAGATGATGCTAGGCAATGGCATGGGGCGTGGCTGGAAAGGCTTGCACAGCACCAGCTTAATTGACCGCCATTCAAGCTGGCGTATGCGAGCTAATGAACTACCAAATAATCTAAAGTCTTGCCTACTCACCGGCCAGTACATGCTTGAGAAATATAATGGCCACTTCTATGCAAAAGCACAGAACCTAAGCCGCCGTTTAACCGATGAATATGACAAGCTTCTGTCACATTTTGACATCTTAATCATGCCAACTACCCCCATGAAAGCAACACCAATCCCGACTGCTGACGATGATGAGGCTCTGCATGTGCAGCGAGCCTTTGAAATGATAGGTAACACCAGTCCATTTGATACCACTGGCCACCCGGCATTATCTATACCCTGCGGAATACGAAACGGTTTACCCGTTGGAATGATGTTAGTTGGCAATCATTTTGATGAAGCAACCCTGTACCGGGCTGCACAAGCCTATGAGCAAAGTACAGATTGGAAGGCCGTTTAG